GTTCTACTCTCCGCCGGTACTGGCTCACGAGCCACCGCTGCTTCCGCAGTCGAATCCATCATGGACCGTCTTCACACTACCGGAGATGCTTGCGTAGCCCTCAAATCTTTGATCATCGTCCACCACATCGTCAAACACGGCCGCTTCATCCTCCAGGATCAGCtctctgtttttccttcttcCGGTGGCCGTAATTATCTGAAACTTTCCGGTTTTAGAGATGAGAAATCTCCTTTGATGTGGGAGCTTTCTTCTTGGGTCCGATGGtaaagttataaataaataaaaattcgatttttatcataaagtttggatttttatgttttttttttgtctgtagGTATGCTTTATATCTTGAGCATCTATTATCAACTTCAAGAATCATGGGATTTTTCATATCTTCGACATCGAGCACAATTCACAAAGACGAATACGAAGAAATGGTTTCGTCTCTCACCAACTCTGATTTGCTTCGTGAGATGGATGCGCTCGTTGGTNNNNNNNNNNNNNNNNNNNNNNNNNNNNNNNNNNNNNNNNNNNNNNNNNNNNNNNNNNNNNNNNNNNNNNNNNNNNNNNNNNNNNNNNNNNNNNNNNNNNNNNNNNNNNNNNNNNNNNNNNNNNNNNNNNNNNNNNNNNNNNNNNNNNNNNNNNNNNNNNNNNNNNNNNNNNNNNNNNNNNNNNNNNNNNNNNNNNNNNNNNNNNNNNNNNNNNNNNNNNNNNNNNNNNNNNNNNNNNNNNNNNNNNNNNNNNNNN
Above is a genomic segment from Camelina sativa cultivar DH55 unplaced genomic scaffold, Cs unpScaffold01441, whole genome shotgun sequence containing:
- the LOC104774091 gene encoding putative clathrin assembly protein At4g40080, encoding LSAGTGSRATAASAVESIMDRLHTTGDACVALKSLIIVHHIVKHGRFILQDQLSVFPSSGGRNYLKLSGFRDEKSPLMWELSSWVRWYALYLEHLLSTSRIMGFFISSTSSTIHKDEYEEMVSSLTNSDLLREMDAL